ATTTTCTGTATCTAAGCAAAACGTGGGCCAATCTCACAAATTCGTCAGCCGGAGGCCAGCATTGGACCGTTCATTCGATTCCGAGAATTTGCACTCCGACGCCACGCTTGGCCGCCTCCGTCGAGATGCTGAGTTGACTGAAGGGGAGCAGGTTATAGCCTCATTCCAGCCGGATTTGGCGGAAAGCCTCGTTTTTGCGGAGGCTACCGTCGTTCTGACCGATCGACGACTGTTGGCCAGCAGCTCTGAGGGACATTCCCAGTCGAACGGGTCGGGCGGCAGCCGCAAGTCGTGGCGAAGTTGGCAGTTACGGCCGGAGTTGCGACTTGCGACACACGAACGCGGCGGGCTGGGCAAGCTGGAATTGTTCGACGACCAATGCAGGCTTGCGATTTGGCGTTACACGGCCGCAAGAAACAGCGACGCACGCCGATTCGAGGCCCGCTGGAACAACTTGCGAGCCAAGACCGCCACCGGCGCGCACCCGGCTGGCCCCACAATTTGTCCGAGTTGCGGCGAAATTATCACCAGCGACGATGGAATCTGTCCGTCGTGCGCGCCTGCGCCGCCTCCGGCTCCGGTTTCTGCTCTTCGCCGACTCTTCAAATTTGCGGCACCGCGGAAGTGGCTGGTTCGGCTATGCCTCGTGCTGGCGTTGGTGGCCAGCGCGATGTCGCTTGTGCCGGCCTACTTAACCAAGCCGCTAATGGACGATGTGCTGGTGCCGCGGTCGAAAGGCATTGCCGTCTCTCCATCACTGGTGTACGTGCTATTGGCACTTTATTTGGTCTCCGCCACGCTATCTTGGCTATTGAATTGGGGGCGTCTGTACGTCACCAGCCGACTCAGCGAGTGCATCACGGGCGACCTGCGCAGTCGAACCTATAGCCATTTACAGCAGTTATCGCTCGAATTCTTCGGCGGCAAGCGCACCGGCGACCTGATGTCGCGGATCAGCACCGATACCGAGCGGATTTGCATTTTTCTTTCGGTAAACGTCGTCGATTTTGTCAACGACATCTTTATCTTTGCGCTGACGGTCATCGTGCTGCTGTTTCTAAGCCCGTTGCTTGCCCTCGGCACGCTGGTGACACTTCCCGCAATCGCCTATCTCGTCTATCGCGTGCGAACGCGTTTGCGGCATGGATTTACTCGATCGAGCGTGGCCTGGGGGCAATTGAATAGCGTGCTGGCCGACACCATTCCTGGCATTCGCGTGGTGAAGGCGTTTGCTCAAGAGCGCCGCGAAGCGGAGCGGTTTGAAAAGGCCAATCAACATTTGCTGACGATCAACGATCGGCTGAACCTCGTGTGGGCGTTCTTCGGACCGATGGTATCGTATCTTTCCGAGTTGGGGCTGCTGTGTATTTGGGGGTTCGGCGCGTGGCTGATTTTTCACGACGAGTTGACGATTGGCGATCTATCGACATTTCTATTGCTGATTGGTCGCTTCTATACGCGATTGGAGACGATGATACGCATCGTTTACAACACGCAGCGCGCCGCGGCGAGTTCTCAGCGGCTGTTTGAAATTCTCGATCGCAAGCCCAGCGTTCCGGAACCGGCCAAGCCCGTTGCCGCGGAGCGGATGATCGGGCAAATCGAACTCCGAGACGTGCGGTTCAAATACGGTACGCGCGAGGTGCTGCATGGTTTGAACCTGAAAATTGAGCCGGGCGAGATGATTGGCCTGGTCGGCGCGAGCGGCGCGGGAAAAAGCACGCTGATTAACCTGATTTGCCGCTTCTTCGATGTGGCCGACGGGGCGATT
The Pirellulales bacterium genome window above contains:
- a CDS encoding ABC transporter ATP-binding protein, whose product is MDRSFDSENLHSDATLGRLRRDAELTEGEQVIASFQPDLAESLVFAEATVVLTDRRLLASSSEGHSQSNGSGGSRKSWRSWQLRPELRLATHERGGLGKLELFDDQCRLAIWRYTAARNSDARRFEARWNNLRAKTATGAHPAGPTICPSCGEIITSDDGICPSCAPAPPPAPVSALRRLFKFAAPRKWLVRLCLVLALVASAMSLVPAYLTKPLMDDVLVPRSKGIAVSPSLVYVLLALYLVSATLSWLLNWGRLYVTSRLSECITGDLRSRTYSHLQQLSLEFFGGKRTGDLMSRISTDTERICIFLSVNVVDFVNDIFIFALTVIVLLFLSPLLALGTLVTLPAIAYLVYRVRTRLRHGFTRSSVAWGQLNSVLADTIPGIRVVKAFAQERREAERFEKANQHLLTINDRLNLVWAFFGPMVSYLSELGLLCIWGFGAWLIFHDELTIGDLSTFLLLIGRFYTRLETMIRIVYNTQRAAASSQRLFEILDRKPSVPEPAKPVAAERMIGQIELRDVRFKYGTREVLHGLNLKIEPGEMIGLVGASGAGKSTLINLICRFFDVADGAILVDGVDIRSYPLAEYRRHIGIVLQDPFLFYGTIAENIAYGRPEATRQEIVAAARAARAHDFILALSDGYDSLVGERGQSLSGGERQRISIARALLIDPRI